In a genomic window of Trichoderma atroviride chromosome 4, complete sequence:
- a CDS encoding uncharacterized protein (BUSCO:EOG092D2AWS~TransMembrane:12 (i42-63o69-89i131-156o168-188i200-220o226-248i381-406o418-439i451-472o478-497i509-530o550-570i)), producing MMAPPKDEGAQTPIDEPKAKNSTASSPPAQPQKSSPSVIKGASLLIILQVASRLVTFVANQLLLRFLTAPLLALSTQLEVFYLSVLFFARESLRVAIQRQGIAGAANTKEDETDDDAAAAERQEGQAVVNLGYLAVGLGSIVSVALGWMYLASASADTLQTPWLVESLWLYGIAAMVELMSEPCFVLMQTRLQFGTRATAESIATFLRCTVVFGSAVWASRKGLDIGVLPFALGQLSYGISLLVVYLASGYRLALNTGFSLLPKQLASNQNVVFLLSYFYKPTVNLAGSMMAQSVVKHLLTQGDTFLISLFSNPEAQGVYALANNYGSLLARLLFQPVEESSRSYFSRLLSSPSSSNGQSSSQPSSSVKEAKQNLHTILRLYILLSAIIVSIGPFAAPALLSIVAGKLWTGSGAGQVLSTYCFYIPFMGLNGITEAFVASVASEAQVHRQSFWMGLFSAAFAASAFLFMRVFPLGAIGLVYANIINMLCRIIWSSVFINKFFKSHGLDFAPASLYPTTPIAVSLSTLVLLRQLKFHEVGQERPFETLIKIIGFAIPLLLLIVSLERKFLFECFQSIRGRRASKRE from the exons ATGATGGCGCCTCCCAAGGACGAGGGTGCCCAAACCCCTATAGACGAGCCCAAAGCCAAAAacagcaccgccagcagccctCCCGCTCAGCCCCAAAAGTCCAGCCCGTCCGTCATCAAAGGCGCCTCCCTGCTCATTATCCTCCAAGTCGCATCTCGTCTCGTCACCTTTGTCGCcaaccagctgctgctccgctTCCTCAcagctcctcttctcgcCCTCTCTACGCAGCTCGAAGTCTTCTATCTCtcggttctttttttcgcccGCGAGAGCTTGCGTGTGGCCATCCAGCGCCAGGGCATTGCTGGAGCAGCAAACACCAAGGAAGATGAGActgacgatgatgctgctgctgctgagcggcAAGAGGGACAAGCGGTGGTGAATCTGGGGTATCTCGCCGTTGGACTGGGCAGCATCGTCAGCGTGGCTTTGGGATGGATGTATCTCGCATCTGCCTCGGCCGACACGCTTCAGACGCCCTGGCTGGTTGAGTCTCTCTGGCTATATGGAATTGCTGCCATGGTTGAGCTCATGTCTGAGCCTTGCTTCGTCCTGATGCAGACGCGTCTTCAGTTCGGCACTCGCGCAACTGCAGAGTCCATCGCCACGTTCCTTCGCTGCACCGTCGTCTTTGGTTCCGCCGTTTGGGCGTCCCGAAAGGGCCTGGATATCGGCGTTCTTCCCTTTGCGCTTGGCCAGCTCTCATATGGCATCTCCCTTCTTGTGGTGTATCTCGCCTCAGGATATCGCCTTGCGCTCAACACTGGATTCTCACTCCTGCCCAAGCAACTTGCTTCCAACCAAAATGTCGTCTTTCTCCTATCGTATTTCTACAAGCCGACAGTCAATCTCGCGGGAAGCATGATGGCCCAAAGCGTGGTGAAGCATCTTCTCACACAAGGCGATACCTTTCTCAtttcgctcttctccaaTCCTGAGGCCCAAGGAGTGTATGCTTTGGCAAACAACTACGGCAGTCTTCTCGCTcgccttctcttccagcCCGTGGAAGAGAGTAGTCGCAGTTACTTCTCTCGCCTGTTatcttcgccctcttccaGCAATGGCCAGTCTTCGTCGCAGCCCTCTTCATCTGTCAAGGAGGCGAAACAGAACCTACACACGATATTGCGTCTGTACATTCTCTTATCGGCCATCATTGTCAGCATTGGACCTTTTGCGGCTCCGGCGCTTCTGTCCATCGTAGCAGGTAAACTCTGGACTGGATCAGGGGCTGGCCAAGTCCTTAGTACTTACTGCTTCTACATCCCGTTCATGGGACTCAACGGAATTACAGAGGCTTTTGTTGCTTCCGTCGCATCAGAGGCTCAGGTGCACCGCCAATCATTTTGGATGGGCCTCTTCTCAGCCGCCTTTGCCGCATCTGCTTTCCTCTTTATGCGCGTCTTTCCGCTTGGTGCCATAGGCCTCGTCTACGCCAACATTATCAACATGCTATGCCGAATCATCTGGAGTAGCGTTTTCATCAACAAGTTCTTTAAATCTCACGGTCTAGACTTTGCGCCCGCGTCGCTATATCCCACAACTCCAATCGCAGTATCGCTGTCAACACTGGTCCTCCTACGGCAGCTGAAATTTCACGAAGTTGGCCAAGAACGGCCATTCGAAACACTGATCAAGATTATTGGCTTTGCCATTCCATTACTGCTTTTAAT TGTATCTCTAGAGCGAAAGTTTCTTTTCGAATGCTTCCAGTCTATCCGAGGTCGCAGAGCAAGTAAGCGCGAGTAG